In Tissierellales bacterium, one genomic interval encodes:
- a CDS encoding ribonuclease H-like domain-containing protein: protein MDVINNKYSRDDKINKYFKNTNICFLDIETTGFSRTKNIIYLVGVMYKANDYWYVKQFFANNFSEEKNLIIALANFLKPFDTIVTYNGDNFDISFLNYKFKKYNIEYSIYDIDSFDIYKTIKKENLFLNLDSLKLESVEEFVGINRIDTLSGKDCIASYYQYLNTKNENHKNLILQHNYEDLIYLPKVLKIFDIIEKEKTVSILLKDEDIDIIIETFKTKGDMLEITCYQKNSDMDPIIFYGKNYNINWIPNNNHLSIEIEFKEGLLSTNETCLYIDNKNNLHINNIEDESKYNLPKHLIPIKIDKNFQINNIKNLIRSIMESILENQ from the coding sequence ATGGATGTTATTAATAATAAATATAGTAGGGATGATAAAATAAATAAATACTTTAAAAATACGAATATATGCTTTTTAGATATTGAAACTACAGGTTTTAGTCGAACTAAAAATATTATATATTTAGTAGGTGTTATGTATAAAGCCAATGACTATTGGTACGTAAAACAATTTTTTGCTAATAACTTTTCTGAAGAAAAGAATCTCATTATAGCATTAGCCAATTTTTTAAAGCCTTTTGATACAATAGTTACTTATAATGGAGATAATTTTGATATTAGCTTTTTAAATTATAAGTTTAAAAAATACAATATAGAATATTCTATATACGATATAGATAGTTTTGATATATATAAAACTATTAAGAAAGAGAATCTTTTTCTCAATTTAGATAGTTTAAAATTAGAGTCAGTAGAGGAGTTTGTTGGAATTAATAGAATAGATACATTGAGTGGCAAAGATTGTATTGCCTCTTACTATCAATATTTAAATACAAAAAATGAAAACCATAAAAATTTAATACTACAACATAATTATGAGGATTTAATCTATTTACCTAAAGTCCTTAAAATATTTGATATTATTGAAAAAGAGAAAACAGTGTCTATTCTTTTAAAGGATGAAGATATAGACATTATAATAGAGACTTTTAAAACAAAAGGAGATATGTTAGAAATTACTTGCTATCAAAAAAATTCAGACATGGACCCCATTATATTTTATGGTAAGAATTATAATATTAATTGGATTCCAAACAATAATCATCTTTCTATAGAAATAGAATTTAAAGAAGGATTACTCTCTACAAATGAGACATGCTTATATATAGACAATAAAAATAATCTTCACATAAATAATATAGAGGATGAATCAAAATATAATTTACCTAAACATTTGATTCCTATAAAAATAGATAAGAATTTTCAAATAAACAATATTAAAAACCTAATAAGAAGTATTATGGAATCTATATTGGAAAATCAATAA